CCGATTTATCAATCTGGCATTGGGAGAGCAAGGACGGCGCGCGCTCAGTGACCGTTACCCCGAGCGTGAAGGGCAGGGCCACGCAGTTTGATAAGGACGTGCTTATCTATGTGGTTTCGCAGATGACCGAGGCTTTGAACCGAGGCCGCGCAGACGCGCAAAACCGCACCGTCCGCTTTACCGTGTATGACTATCTGGTTTCGACCAACAAGGCGATTAACGGGCGCAGCTATGAGCGCCTTAGCGATACTTTCGAGCGCCTACGCGGTACGACCTTGAAAACCAATATCAAGACCGGAGGCCAGAAGACGCGCGAGATTTTCGGCATCATCGAGCGGGCCAAGATCGTGGAGAAGTCGCCCGACGATGAACGCATGGTTGCCGTGGAAGTTACCTTGTCCGAGTGGCTTTTTAATGCCATTCAAGCGCATGAGGTTTTGACGATTCACCGCGACTATTTCAGGCTTCGCAAGCCGTTGGAGCGCCGCTTGTATGAACTGGCCCGCAAGCATTGCGGCCATCAAACCATGTGGAGCATTGGCCTTGAGCTTTTGCAGGAGAAGGCCGGGAGCAAGTGCAGCTTGCGCGAGTTCCGCCGCATGGTGCGCGAGGTGGTCGAGGCCGACACGCTGCCCGATTACCGCATGATCTTGGACGACACCGACAAGGTTACGTTTTACGTCAAGAACCCCCGGCGCTTGTCCGCTGGCATCGCCAAGACCGTGACCGCCTAAGCCTTGGGGCTTTTTCGCTGACGCGAAAACCGGGACGCCCTTCCAGGCGCGCGCCTTCGCGCTTGGTCGCTGCGCGACTGGCCGCAAGCGGCCACCCTACAGACCGCCCTAGCCTTGCGCCATCCTGGCGCTATCCAGGCCCGCCGCAAGCGCCGGGCAACGTGCAATCTGTCCCGCGTGTAATCTGTCCCGAGCGGCCACGCAGCCGCTATTGTGCGATCACCCACGCAGACCCCGGCGCGGCTTGTTGTGCTATCACCCACACCTGTGGACGGGCTTGTGCTATCACCCACGTTTTCCTGTGGATGGACTTGTGCTATCACCCACAAGCCTATTGTGCTTTCACCCACACGGCACAAAAAAAGACGCTTAAAAATCAACAGCTTAGACCACTTTTCCCGAGCCGTAACGCGCGCGCGCGGTTTTTTAACTTTTAAATTCTTTAACGTCTTTGCGGCCTAAAGGCCGGGGCACCCCTGCGGGGTTCCCCCACCCTGCGGGCGGCTCCCCCTCCCGTCTATCGAGGCCCCCGCAAGCGGGGGCAGGATGGTGCCCCCGGTCGCAGCACCACCGCCCAGGCTACGAACACCGACAGCGGTTCACCAGGCGATGAAAACCGGCTTTCAAGAAAAGACCGGCGACGGCCTGCGCGTTGAACAGCCGCCCAGGTGTGCAAAGGCTGCAAGCCTCCGGCGGCCCTACCGGGGGTCACTCGCCGTGAGGCATCAGCCGGGGGATGCTTAACGGCCTGCGGCCTACACCCCCCGGCTATGCCGGTAGCGTTGGGTCGTTCCAGCCGCGTCAAGGGCCGGGCTTCGCCCTGAAATCCGCGCCCGTTCGGTGCTCGGGCTGCGCCCTGCGCTCCGCATGCGGCCTGTGGTTTCACCCTTGACCCGTCTTCCACTCAAAAACCGTGACGGATGACCTACGTTTCGTGTCGTTTGACCTATGGCGCGACAAATCCGGGGTTAGTCATTGCTGTGAGGATGCCAGCCGCGCCCGTTTTCCGGGCCGTGGAGCGATTTTTTAGACCTTGCCTATAGCGAGGCACCGCCACGCGGTGAAAAACGCGCCTACGGGCTTCTTTTTGGCCGCTGCTGGCGTAGGTCAAACGTCACGCGCTGGCCGGGACTGCAAAAAAGCCTCATTAGTTCGTTTATTTGTTTGTTTATTAGTTTGTTTGTTGCTATAATAGAGGCATCAACTCACCAAAGGACACCGCCATGCGCCCCGCCGAATTTGCACCCGAAGCGATCATCCAAGCCGGTCAAGAACTGCAAGCGACTGGCCGCAACATCACCGGCTTTGCCCTTCGCCAGAAGGTCGGCGGCGGCAATCCGACCAGGCTTAAACAAGTCTGGGATGAACACATCAACAGCCAAACCACGGCCAAGGCCGAGCCGGTTGCAGAACTGCCGGTTGAGGTTGCCGAGGAAGTGGCGAGCGTGACCAAGGCGCTTACCGAGCGGCTGGCCGCGCTGGCCGTTGAGTTGAACGACAAGGCAGTAAAGGCCGCAGAACGCCGGGTTCATGAAGTGGTGCGCGCCGCTGGCGAGCAGCGCGAGCAGGCCGAGCGCGAACTAGCCGACGCATCGCAGACCGTGGACGACTTGGAAAACAAGCTGGATGAGGCCGCAAGCGCCGCCGCCGCACTGGAAAAGCGCCTGGCCGACACCCAGGCCAGCCACCAGGCGCAAGCCGTCGAACTGGCCCAGGTGCGCGAACGCCTGGCACTGATCGAGCAGACGGCCAAGGCCGCGACCGAGCAACACGCCGCCGAGCTTGCCCGCTTGAATGCCAGCATCGAGAGCGAACGCCAACGCCACCAGCAGGAAGCCGAGCAGCTACGCGCCGAACTGGCGAAGGTGCAGGCCAAGGCCGACGCCGCCGAGCAATCGCACCAGGAGCAGCGCAAGACCGCCGCCCAGGAAGCCCACCGAGCCGCCGAACACATGACCAAGGCCCAGGCCGAACGCGACAGCGCCCGCAAAGAGGCCAGCGCAGCCCGCGAGGAAGCCGCCAAGCTGCGCGGCCAGGTGGAAGCCTTGCAGACCCAAGCCGCCGACCAGTTGCGCGCCCTGGCAATGCGCCAGGCACCGGAGGCCGAAGGCGAGGCCAAGCCACCGAAGACAACCAAGGCGAAGAAGCCGGAATGAGTGGAAGACGGGTCAAGGGTGAAACCGGAGGCCGCAGGGCGCGAAGTGAGAAAGGGGTACAGCATGGGCAACATCGTTAGATTTCCGAAGCGTCCAGAAGGGCCGCAGTCTGCCGAACTCGACGCCGACAACATCAAGGCCGCAGTGCGTTTGCCGCGCCCTTCCCTGCCCGCTTTGCTGGCCTGGCTGTGGCGTGTGCTGCGCTTGCCCTTGTTCCTTGTCCTGTACTGGCTTCGCCTGCCCATCGTTGGGCTGTGCAACCTCATTTCACGCCCTGCCCTGCTGGCCTTCATGGGCGGCTTTTTCCTCATTCCGGCAGCTTCGCCGCATCGGCATATCGTTTGGGTCTTCGGAGGCGTGAGCCTGGCCGCTTTCGCCCTTGGCTGGCTCTATGACTCGCTTTTGCTGGCCTTGGCCCCGGAGGGGGTTGTTATCGGTCTTTGAGATTTTCGCGCCCGCGAAAAACAGGATGCCCGCACACCGGCCCGGCTTCGCCAGGCCACGCCCTTACCCACCGTGCCGCCGCCGCTTCGCGCCGTCGCCTATGGACAACCGGCCTCTTGCAATGCTTAGGGCTTGCGGCCCGGTTGCCCACAGGTTCGCCCCGTGGATAAGGGCTAACACCGGATGCCAGGCGCAAAGCGCCCTGCACCAAGACCCCGACCCAACACCTTGCCCACCCTAAAGACCAGCATCGGGCGGGCAATCGACACCAAGACGGCCAGAAGGCCATGCGCCCCGAAGCCGGACAGTCCGGGGGACTGTCCGGTTTGCCGGTAGGAGCCGGGGCGGTAGCCCTGGCACCCGCCAAAGCGGGGGCCACTCCGAAGCCCGGCAAAGGGTATGGCCTGAATCACTGAACGCCGAGAGTCCAGATTTTCGCGGACGCGAAAAAAAACCGGGACGCATCCCGGTTTGAAAAGCCGCTGTCACACGGAAAAATCTAATAGGTCAAGGCGTAACCGTAACGCGGGGAATGGGGCGATTGGTTCCCGCCATGCGAATGGACGTATCACGCGCTTGCATGTCACTGATCTTTTGTTCAGCTTGAACCAGCATCGACATAGCTTGAATCTTGGCATGTTCGTTTTGAATAATGCCCTGCTCCGTGTTGATGCGGGCCTGTAGCTCTGCAATAGCCTT
This is a stretch of genomic DNA from Curvibacter sp. AEP1-3. It encodes these proteins:
- a CDS encoding replication initiator protein A; its protein translation is MKTLTDHLAAIHARIKENAEKKLAAQPELDLGMDDQAAPEQAQLAPASDADAPKAKPPKVRRERSKLLPSHHTGRDFFLCDLFDYAMKDDGVSMEAPIFTLATKPDLSIWHWESKDGARSVTVTPSVKGRATQFDKDVLIYVVSQMTEALNRGRADAQNRTVRFTVYDYLVSTNKAINGRSYERLSDTFERLRGTTLKTNIKTGGQKTREIFGIIERAKIVEKSPDDERMVAVEVTLSEWLFNAIQAHEVLTIHRDYFRLRKPLERRLYELARKHCGHQTMWSIGLELLQEKAGSKCSLREFRRMVREVVEADTLPDYRMILDDTDKVTFYVKNPRRLSAGIAKTVTA
- a CDS encoding DNA-binding protein, translated to MRPAEFAPEAIIQAGQELQATGRNITGFALRQKVGGGNPTRLKQVWDEHINSQTTAKAEPVAELPVEVAEEVASVTKALTERLAALAVELNDKAVKAAERRVHEVVRAAGEQREQAERELADASQTVDDLENKLDEAASAAAALEKRLADTQASHQAQAVELAQVRERLALIEQTAKAATEQHAAELARLNASIESERQRHQQEAEQLRAELAKVQAKADAAEQSHQEQRKTAAQEAHRAAEHMTKAQAERDSARKEASAAREEAAKLRGQVEALQTQAADQLRALAMRQAPEAEGEAKPPKTTKAKKPE